The genomic region ATGTACTTCAGGATTGATTACCTTACTATAGCGAAGGTTTGGGGCCCTTAGAAGTCCTCAAATGGATTCGCACCAAGTTTCAACTGGCATGAGATCCACTGAGTCCTTTCAATGAGTGAAAAGGACGCATTTCTCAGGAAAACCTGGGACATCTCCCCTGACCTGCCCTCTTGATGTAGGAGGGGACAGGCGGGAGATGTTTCTATGGTCCCACTGACCATAATTTAAAGGTCCTGTTAAATAGGGTGGACTCCCGGTTCAGCTGGGATCAAACCTATCTTTCAGTTTTCTCCAACACATAAATAAAACTGAGGCCCCTCTCCATCCCCAGGAAattaggggccaaatggccttgcaATTATACTCTTGATTTAGTGTATAAACGCTTACTGCATTGTACAAAAATCCTTTTCTACTTTTTAATGGCGGCATTAAACCTGTAATTTGAACTGGATCAACATTTGCTTTAAAATAACTCATAAAGGAACTTCACACAAATCTGCTTAGTGTTTATACAAATATCATATACCAAGATTTCAAACATTGTTTGAAAATACAGAGCCCATTCAATAACTGTACATGTGTCTGACCCTTCCACTCATTACAATAAGAATGTTGGACTCTGCAAAGAtaccaataacacagtgtggaAAAGCAATGAACTTAGACCTTTACAACAAAAGATGGAAGGTGTCTGGGATAATTTTGCTTACATAGGGTCTACAGTGATTTCATTAACAATGTGTTTTGCTATTTTGCTCTTTCAGGCGATGTATAAATAGCCCAGCTCCACTGATCCTCATCACAGTCACTGAAACACTCAGAGCAAAATGGGAAAGGTATTCACTGATCGATATTGTGATGTTATTTTATTACAGCTTTGCAAAAATGTTACCTGAAATAATTATTTTTCTTTAGATCTTTTTTTACGAGGACAGGAACTTCCAGGGTCGGCACTACGAGTGCAATACTGACTGTGATGACCTGTCCTCTTACTTCAGTCGCTGCAACTCCATCCGTGTTGAGAGTGACTGGTGGGTGCTGTATGAGAAACCCAATTACATGGGATACCAGTATGTTCTGAGCAGAGGAGAATATCCTGACTACCAGCGCTGGATGGGATACAATGACAACATCAGGTCATGTCGCACCTACCCATACGTAAGTTTtaaacttgttttatttattctgTTTGTATTGTACCTTCTAACACTGATGACACTATTAATCATTTAACTAAACACAACAGGTTGTTAACATTCACAATATACAACACACGGAGACATTACTTTCAAGTTAACTCTTCACTCCACTAAACAAATTTTACAGCATCTCAATCACTCACTTCTGGAGAAAGGTGAAAAGCTGCTTCCATGTCTCATTGAGGAATATTAAACACTAATTTCCTCACACAATGGAAAGTGAAAAGGGGCTGAAGTCTCATGAGACCAGATTTCCACCTTCCTTTACGTTGCCCAGGGATTCATGTGGATCAACCGAGGGGATGGACACCTGTGGAAAAGAGGTGGGGATCCTGATTGGAGCTTCCGGCCTCAttttcttccactttgtctgcagGAGTGCTCAAGCGCGAGGACACCCAGAAGAAGTTGTTATCTCTTGGGTCTAACCCTTCTCAGATAGGAGGATTTGAGTGGGTCAGGCAGCTGGGCCAAGGTGGTCTAAACAGTTCAGTGGGAGTTTTTGTCCCATTCGTGATTGGAACCTTGGGTCTGGATAGCCGAGACACGAGGCTCCACACACATTGAAATTATTGCAGCTGCAGGCCTCTCAGCTCTTCGTCAATGGCTGGAATTCCACTCCTGATTTTGGGGCCATTGGTCACTGCCAAGGGGTGGGCTTATAGCTCCGAACATTGGGACAATGTTGCTGCCTGAATCCAGGCATGTTTACAACATGTCAGGTGGTCTGTACGTTGAGTGCGCTGCGCCTGTCCTGCACCCAGGTGttggtggtgggagggagggcaTACTCCCAAACCACGTTTGTAATGTACTTCAATAAATATAAATTACAATTAATGTTTGATTTCCATTTAAACTAATTACACAACAGGAATCTTATCAAGATTGAGTGGAATATTCAATAATTCAAGTCGTGACAACGATTTCAATAATCGTTGATGAATTCATCACTCAGGACAATTTGATGATCTTTATCACAGAATAATAAACTGTACATTCCAAAATATTTCACTGCCATTTTGGATCAATTAGTAATTGAAAATATTCTGAAAAACAATTGTAGCCGTAAATAACCTGTAGGCATCTGTCTATTTATATAACCGTGACTAAATACAAAGCTTGTTGTCCATTTTGTTGCTGCAGAAATTTCCTGACAACTTCTGCTTTGTAAACTGTGCAGTGATAAAATCATTCAAAAAGGGAAGAAATTTACTGACATGATTCTCTTGCCATTCCAGTCCAGCAGTAACTCCTACAGAATGAAGATTTACGAGAGGCCTGACTTTGGAGGACAGATGATGGAATT from Heptranchias perlo isolate sHepPer1 chromosome 7, sHepPer1.hap1, whole genome shotgun sequence harbors:
- the LOC137323852 gene encoding gamma-crystallin S-1-like; translation: MGKIFFYEDRNFQGRHYECNTDCDDLSSYFSRCNSIRVESDWWVLYEKPNYMGYQYVLSRGEYPDYQRWMGYNDNIRSCRTYPYSSSNSYRMKIYERPDFGGQMMEFMDDCPSVNDCFRSRDIHSCHVMDGYWTFYEYPNYMGRQYFMRPGEYKRFGDWGGSCPSVGSFRRMMHF